TCTCGCGGGAGTAACCGGATGCCTGCTTGCCGATAGCTTTTGGTTTTGGTTGGGCAGGCGATGGGGTAGCGGGGTCATCCGGCTGGTGTGCAGCTTTACGGCAGATCCTCAAAGCAGTCGCGAGAACTCACATCGCATCTTCGAAAAATGGGGCCTATGGTTGCTCACGGTTGCGAAGTTCGTGCCGGGGTTGGACGGCGTGGCACCACCTTTGGCCGGCGCTGAGGGCTCGACTGTCCATGGATTTCTGTCTTATGACGCGATCGGATCTCTCTTATGGACGTCCACCTATGTGCTCGTCGGCTTTCTGTTTGCTGATGAAGTGAACAGTGTAATGCGCGTTATTCAACGCTTTGGAGTGTCGCTGGGGATCATCGTTGGCGTTCCGTTGTTGCTCTATGTCATCTGGAAGGCTGTTCGTGTGGGAAGGATGATCCGCCATCTAAGGCTACGACGCATCAGCCCCGCGATGCTTCAGAGAAAACTGGACGATCAGGAAAAAGTAATGGTCGTCGATCTTTTGAACTACGAGGCGCAGGATAGCGAGATCAAAGGAATTCCCGGTGCATTCCGTGCGAAGCCCTCAAGGCTGAGCAAGGTGAAGAAACTGTTCGTACCTGCGGACGTGGAGATAGTGCTGTACTGCTCTTCCAGGAACGAATTTGTTAGCGCTCGTGTTGCGGACGCCCTGCAAAAAAGAGGCGTGCACAACGTGTGGGTATTGGAAGGTGGCCTCGAGGCCTGGGTGGGCGATGGACGGCTTGTCACGACCGAATTGGACACGGGCGAACGCGTGGCAGCTCGGATGGGTGTTGTGCTGCCTACGGATGTTGGGCTGAAGGAACCAGGACCGTAATCAAGCAGGCCTAGCGTGTGCATTCCCTTTGCCAGCAGGGCGGCTTGCCGACAAAGGGATTATGCCCGCGTTGTCGGACTAGACCTTGGGAGCCAATCTTGGATAAAGCGATAGAGCATTCTTGCTGAAGATGTCTTCCTTATCTCCTTTGCTGAACTCGTCGTAGCTTTCTACGGCGTCAATGGCATGGGGGATTGATTGCGCCGGCATAAAGGGAAAGTCGAAGCCGGTCAGCAACTGCGAAGTTGAGGCCACTTGCTTAAGCGCCAAAAAATACGGCGGTATGGTCGCAGCGGCCACATCAAAATAGAGCGTCTTGATTTGCGAGAGAACGTCCTTTGGTGAAAGCGATGGATGCTCGCCTTTCTTTTTCGCCTCCATCGCCAATGTCATCGGAATGAGGATGCTCATTCTTTCCGGCCCTAGGAACGGCACCGCTCCTCCGCCGTGGGTCGTGATGAAACGTATGTCTGGAAAGTCTTTGATCACATTTTTGCGCAGCAGACTTGTGATCATGCGCGTCGTTTCGAAGGGATATTCAAGCATCGGCGCGGGGAAGCCAAGGCCGATCTGCTCGAAGTTTGACGGCTCGACCGGATGGACAAAGACGACTGCCTTGCGGCGATTGAGCTCCTCGAACACGGGACGAAACTTTGGGTGGCCCAGATAAGCGCCATCATAGTTGGTGGAAAGACCCACGCCATCCAGCTTTAGAACGTCCAGAGCGTATTCGAGCTCTTTCAACGCGGCATCCACATCCGGCAAGGGCAGCAGCGCGTCAACTCCGAACTGTTGGGGATGTTCTGCTATGACCTGCGCACCAAAATCGTTGATCGTCCTGGAAAGACGGATTGCTTCTTCGTTACTCCAATACTTCGGCCCAGGAGATGTGATGGACAACACGCAACTCCCAACATTGTTCTTCTCCATCATTTCGAGGTGCTTTTCAACGGTCCACTCCTCGGGCATGGGCACTCCGTCGACAGCGACCGCACCGGTGCTCTTCATAGCGTCTACGTAGGCTTTGGGTAGGTAGTGCGAATGAACATCGATGATTTTGTTTTTCATGGCTGTGGCTCCTGTTTCTGTTTTGAGTGAGTTATTGGTGGGTGAATGTATGCCATCATCGCGCTTTCAATAAAGCACTTTGGGTGTGACTGACATACCGGGACGAAGCCTTTCCAAGCCGCTCTGGCCGCCTTTGAAGCGGATGCGTACTGGAAGTCTTTGTACGACCTTGACGTAGTTGCCGGTTGCGTTCTCCGGTGGAAGCACGCTGGTGCGATCCCCCGTCGCTGCAGGTAGACCTTCCACGTATCCGTCGAAGGTCTGGCCAAACGCATCTACCGTGATACGGACAGACTGGCCTGGCTTCATCTTCTTCATTTGGGTTTCCTTGAAGTTGGCGGTAACCCAAAGATCGCTTGTCTGCGCCACGATGAGGAGCTGCTGCCCGGTCGAGATCCGTCCACCCAGTTCGACAGAGCGCTCGCTCACGATCCCATCTACCGGGGAGACGATTTGGCAATACTGAAGGTTCAGCTTGCTTGTGATGAGTTGGGCTTTTGCCGACTCGACATTGGCCTGCTGGCTCTTGATGTCAGCGGATTTTATCGAAAGCTGGAGAGGCGCATTCTGCTCGATCTGGGCGAGTTTAGCCACTTGCTCGTCAAGTTGGGCTCGACGTTGATCCACGGTTTTCGCCGACGAATCGGCCGAAGCCCGACTTGCTTGCACGCTGGCTTCCTGGGCTCTCGCTGTGGCCAGGTATTGATCGTAGTCAGAGGGTGCGATCTCCTCCCTGTCGAGGAGTTGCCTATATCGCGCCAAGTCAGACTGGTTCTTTATGTTTGTCGCCTCAGCCTGCTGCAACTTTGCTACGGCACTGTCACGGTCATTCTGCGCTCCAGCAAGCGCAGCTTGCGCGGCAGATACTTCCGACCCGTAGCTGAGTGCATCGGTGGCATTGCTGCGCTGAGTAATCGGAAGATTAGGTTGCTGGGCGCTAAGCTGCGCAAGCGCCTGGTCGTACTGCGCCTGAGCTTGCGTCAACTTCGCCTCGGCGTCCGCGGTATCGAGGTCGAGCAAAGGCTGTCCGGCATGAACAACCTGGTTGTCGTCAACATAGATCGCTTTGACAGTACCGTCGACACGGGCCGCGACGGCATTGAGATGGCCGTCGATCTGCGCGTCGTCCGTGTCTTCGTAAGTGCGTGAATGCAGCCACCATACGATGACGATTGCTAGCGCGACCGCGACACCGGCCCAGAGCAGGAGCTT
The nucleotide sequence above comes from Tunturibacter empetritectus. Encoded proteins:
- a CDS encoding HlyD family secretion protein, translating into MAVDETKPEQQSETNQGDQNHDDKKQEKTPVSPRAKLLLWAGVAVALAIVIVWWLHSRTYEDTDDAQIDGHLNAVAARVDGTVKAIYVDDNQVVHAGQPLLDLDTADAEAKLTQAQAQYDQALAQLSAQQPNLPITQRSNATDALSYGSEVSAAQAALAGAQNDRDSAVAKLQQAEATNIKNQSDLARYRQLLDREEIAPSDYDQYLATARAQEASVQASRASADSSAKTVDQRRAQLDEQVAKLAQIEQNAPLQLSIKSADIKSQQANVESAKAQLITSKLNLQYCQIVSPVDGIVSERSVELGGRISTGQQLLIVAQTSDLWVTANFKETQMKKMKPGQSVRITVDAFGQTFDGYVEGLPAATGDRTSVLPPENATGNYVKVVQRLPVRIRFKGGQSGLERLRPGMSVTPKVLY
- a CDS encoding VTT domain-containing protein, whose amino-acid sequence is MNLSTQLTYPGIGIAVFAQQLCLPVPSMVLLVTVGALAAHGQEALHIWLVILAGVTGCLLADSFWFWLGRRWGSGVIRLVCSFTADPQSSRENSHRIFEKWGLWLLTVAKFVPGLDGVAPPLAGAEGSTVHGFLSYDAIGSLLWTSTYVLVGFLFADEVNSVMRVIQRFGVSLGIIVGVPLLLYVIWKAVRVGRMIRHLRLRRISPAMLQRKLDDQEKVMVVDLLNYEAQDSEIKGIPGAFRAKPSRLSKVKKLFVPADVEIVLYCSSRNEFVSARVADALQKRGVHNVWVLEGGLEAWVGDGRLVTTELDTGERVAARMGVVLPTDVGLKEPGP
- a CDS encoding amidohydrolase family protein; this encodes MKNKIIDVHSHYLPKAYVDAMKSTGAVAVDGVPMPEEWTVEKHLEMMEKNNVGSCVLSITSPGPKYWSNEEAIRLSRTINDFGAQVIAEHPQQFGVDALLPLPDVDAALKELEYALDVLKLDGVGLSTNYDGAYLGHPKFRPVFEELNRRKAVVFVHPVEPSNFEQIGLGFPAPMLEYPFETTRMITSLLRKNVIKDFPDIRFITTHGGGAVPFLGPERMSILIPMTLAMEAKKKGEHPSLSPKDVLSQIKTLYFDVAAATIPPYFLALKQVASTSQLLTGFDFPFMPAQSIPHAIDAVESYDEFSKGDKEDIFSKNALSLYPRLAPKV